The genomic stretch CCGTTCGCGAGGCAAGCTCTTTCGCGGACTCTGCTGGAATGAGTGGATTTGGAAAACTCGGTCATATGGCATCCACAGGAGTCAATGCCATGAGAGACAACCTGTCCCCGACCAAAACAAGCGGAGTCCGTAGCAGCGTAAAAACACAACATGAAACATTCAAGATGGGACAGGCATCGGATGATCCAAAAGAGTAATTTCCTAAGCAAACGATCCTTAACCTTGGAGTTTCAGCATGTCAGATAACAACGCAGAATCACCCTATATCTCCGCCAAAGAAGAATGGTTTGAGCGGTACGGCTGCTATATAAAAAGCCGCAACCAGTGGAGGTCTGCCGCTCTAGGACTCATCGTCATTACTGTTCTTTGCCTGACTGGAAACATCATTCAGATCACACAGAACAAAGTCATTCCCTATGTGGTTGAAGTAGACAAACTCGGCCACTCTGTTGCGGTTAGACGTGCAGATCAGGCAGTCAATGTGTCCGACAGGATCATTCAAGCTGAAATTGCAAATCTCATTATTAATTGGCGTTCAGTCACTGCGGACATTGGCCTTCAGAAAAAGATGGTCACTAAAATGTCCTCATTTGTGACCGGGGCTGCTCGCGGTGCAACACGCAGTTGGTACGAAGCAAACAATCCTTATGAACGAGGTCAGAAGATTCTCGTTGAAGTCGATATTAAAGGAATTCCTCTTCCTGTCAGCAGTGAAAGCTGGCGCATCGAATGGCTGGAAACAATCCGCAACCATTCCGGTGTGGCCATGTCCAGCACCAAGTATGAAGCAACTTTGAAGGTCCGCATTTCTTCCCCAACAACAGACAGCCAAATTATCAGGAATCCTGCCGGTGTTTATATCACTGAATTGTCCTGGGCAAAACTTCTTGAGCAATAGGAGCCATAATGAACCGAATTATTTTCATATCATTCTGCCTTGTTTTACTGACTTGTAACTCTGTCTCGGCAGCACCAGAAGCAGAACCACAAGGACTGATGAACAAAGTTTTTGCAAAGCACAGTCCTACTCCTGCGAACAATACAGGAGGGAATCGCAAAGAGCTGAGAGAAGTGGCAATTAACCAGCCCGTTCCAGACTACATCAGCAAAACGAAAGTTCGTCTGAACACTAAAGAGTGGAAGGCATTAAAGCTTTCCAACGAATGGATGAACAGAAAAATCAACCCCATAATGCAGAG from Maridesulfovibrio frigidus DSM 17176 encodes the following:
- a CDS encoding type IV secretion system protein; the protein is MSDNNAESPYISAKEEWFERYGCYIKSRNQWRSAALGLIVITVLCLTGNIIQITQNKVIPYVVEVDKLGHSVAVRRADQAVNVSDRIIQAEIANLIINWRSVTADIGLQKKMVTKMSSFVTGAARGATRSWYEANNPYERGQKILVEVDIKGIPLPVSSESWRIEWLETIRNHSGVAMSSTKYEATLKVRISSPTTDSQIIRNPAGVYITELSWAKLLEQ